From a single Buteo buteo chromosome 14, bButBut1.hap1.1, whole genome shotgun sequence genomic region:
- the GGACT gene encoding gamma-glutamylaminecyclotransferase yields the protein MARVFVYGTLKKGQPNYKHMINTAKGLAKFQGRGRTVEKYPLVIAGKYNVPYMLNIPGTGHHVAGEIYSVDDQMLQFLDEFEGCPDMYQRTLMRIEVVEWEGKGGAGEARAAAEGIVECFVYSTTTYPPEWVGLPYHDSYDSSGKHGLSYVLRESRD from the coding sequence ATGGCTCGTGTCTTCGTCTACGGCACGCTGAAGAAGGGCCAGCCCAACTACAAGCACATGATCAATACGGCCAAGGGGCTAGCGAAATTCCAGGGAAGGGGCCGCACGGTGGAGAAGTACCCGCTGGTGATTGCAGGAAAATACAACGTCCCTTACATGCTGAACATCCCGGGGACAGGACACCACGTTGCTGGAGAGATTTACTCGGTTGACGACCAGATGCTGCAGTTCCTGGATGAGTTTGAAGGCTGCCCAGACATGTACCAGCGTACCCTGATGAGAATCGAGGTGGTggagtgggaagggaagggcgGCGCGGGCGAGGCGCGGGCAGCTGCCGAGGGCATCGTGGAGTGCTTCGTGTACAGCACGACGACATACCCGCCCGAGTGGGTTGGCCTCCCCTACCATGACAGTTACGACTCCTCGGGGAAACACGGCCTCTCCTACGTCCTACGCGAAAGCCGGGATTAG